GAGAAAGGAAATGATGTTGATGGTTGGGTGACGGAAAGCATCATGGCCTTAACAATCGAATGCGAACATGACTTTGTGAAAGTGCTGCCTTGGGATAACGTGACCTTTCAATGCACTGTTGAGTATGTAAGGAAATACACAGCTGAGACCTCAACATAGTGTCCAGCCAGGTGCTCTAATAAGTTCCAATTTCGGGATATAAACGATACAAAGTAACAGGATGTATAGCCATTAACATATATCTTCCATCTGTAAaggcaaacaaacaaacacacacactcgCACACAAACACGCATACATTCGACTTGAGAAAATGCAAGTATGACTGACTCGATCTTTGTATACCCTAAGTTCCATTTCGTCTGAGTTGAGATTTTTTTCAAGTCCGGGTATGCTCCACGCATGGTAACCGTGAATTCAGCCCGAGTTTGTACTATTAACAGAGATGACAAGATCGCTGTTCCACAATTGCAACAGTATACAATTGCATTGTTAAGCCTACCATACTCACTGAATTATGTCCGTTCTTATCATGCTATCCGGGTAATTTCCATTTATAAAGGGCATACATCAGTATTGCCCCTATATATGCTAGCCTGAGTCAAAATAATGGccaaaatatatgaaagaaaaactaGAAATTGTACAAAACCGAAAGTCGTCGGAGAGGACCCCCAACCACACTGCTTTTctacacctccccccccccctcccctcctatTCTTATCAAGTGCATTTGCATTCATGGTGAGCTTGTAATAGTAGTTTGCCCCTTATCCTGGTAACGGATCTACTCCCCTGTCTGACCAGgttgccggacaaataccccccggacaaataccccccggacatataccccccggactcatacccccgggacaagtaccccccggacaatcacCCCCCGGAAAAAAAccccgaggacgaatacctccgaggacaactaccccccggacaaataccccccagacaactacccccgggacaactacccccggacatacacccaCGAGGACAAATACCTTCGAGGacaattaaccccacccccagCAAATTACCTCCGGGAAAACTCTACCCGCACAAATACACCAGCACAGATacctcacccaggttactacccgaactaaaccagaatacgccccagccccccccccccaacgagCCCGTTAACCAAGcggacctttagctggtgaactacgtagtacgaaagcccattagggccatgaaagaCAATTTTCTTAATCTGGTATATCAGactattattctgatatatcagattattattctgatatgaaaCGTTATTATAACtagggaaaattaaattgatttcttagattatcatcattctttttgcaaacagAATGACCAGAGAATAGGTTTTTTCAAATGGTAGTGACGTCGTGGTCTCAAGCCTCTTTCTTTACTTATGTTTCATACAATCGTACATACTATTATGAAACCTTACAGGCAATTCTGTTGGTGTAACGGGCTACACCGTAACCGGGTTTGACTATGATAGCCCAGCGGtccatgaaacaatgcatgggGGTATGGATGATGATCATGCACACCAAACTAGAGGGGTGGACCGTGGTTGTGCTTGCCCCGCCCCTCCCTTCTGCTCCTCCCATCCTAAAATGGCGTGCACTTACAGGAAAAAATAGCTTAgaataagcaaaacaagaggAGCGTGGAGGCCGAGTGGCTAATgcctttgttttatatataatcctgttatgttgtgtccttgggcaaggcacttttatctCGACTGCCCCTATccatccaggtgtataaatgggtacctgtgaggtaactaagGTGTGTGCGCTGGATTCTCAGCAGCCAGCCTGATGACCAGGGATTCAAAGTGCTATGGATGTCTGTgccatataaagcgctatacaaaaactaacataacataacaaatcatcaagtaaaattactcagaagaaaacttgaaaatggtaagCCGCAATAAGCCGGAACTGTTcggagattaataatacagaatagtgtcactataacaaatagtaaattaatagttactaccagcagtgagcaattcccaacccaacccccgGGCCTCGGTCCATTGTCAAACCCTATCCAGGAGTTTTGGGGGCTTACATATGAAAAGCTTGAATCTTTTTAAAAGTCGGGAGGAGGTTATAAGGGCCAGGGCACACGACAATCCTAGTGGTGCCAGTTTAACGGtcaccctgacccaattgtaaatatgctctcggagttgcccgagggaccagggtataTGTTGAGGCCCGCGGGAAACTAAACTCGAAAAAAGATGGGCGTATCCGTCGCTGTATCCGTCTCCTAAAGTTAACGGCATATGTCCAGGGGTATattcgtccgggggtatttatccggggggtaattgtctaggggggtaattgtctagggggtattcgtccgagggggtagttgtccgggtgggtacttgtccggggcgtttttgtcctcgggggtaattgtccggggggtttctgtccgggtggtagttgtcctggggggtagttgtccgggatggtatttgtccggggggtatcgGTCCGGGTGGTAATCATCCGGGGGGttattgtctggggggtaatcgtccggggggtatttgtctggggggtatttgtccggtcacGGACCTACTGAAGCCCTTTTCCCACCCTTCTACTTTAAACTATTTTAAATATCCACTAACATAACTCACACAAAGTCGGATTCCTGTTTAAATCGGGCAATTGTAAAAAAGCTATATTATTTACATCAAACCTCCCGTTATTTCACAACAAAAGGTTTACTGTTCACTGAATACTTCTGCTATGTCTTTCAATGTTATAAGTTTacaattaatttcattaattaattcacTGAGTACAACATTCCCGCCAGGAGCCAGATTTTGCAGTGCAGTGGTCATGTGCACAGTTTTTCCGTGGATTTGGGATTTATGGTTTGTGTACTTGAGAaaaggggtttgtttctgttcttcacttcAGGAGCTGTGCCATGTTTTATATGAAGATATTTTCCTTTAGTATATCACATTATGAAATGGACTCAGAAAAGTCAATTTAACTACTGCATATTAGCATAATGTCTCCATAATTTGAGTTCACTTTATGTTCACTTTATGTTCACTTTATGTTCACTTTATGTTCACTTTATGTGCGCACCAGCTACCGTGAATTCAGGGAGCCGGAAACGTggaaggggaaggaagggaaattAGCAGAAAGAAACACATTGCTTGCAGTAGCAATTGTATGCATTTGAGTGTATCAGAGCTATGGTATGTTTTCTGAAAACAGTTTTCGGTATATTGCACCCTAAACATATTCGAGATCCCTCCGTGCATTGCATTTTCCCTCTCCTCTGCATCCATATTGGTGGTACTTGGCGTTCAATAAAACATCGGTTTCGTTAGTGTTACTTTCCTCTAAGGTTTACCCTACGTGTTCCGCTAATAGGTTTTTTCATATGCACGAATCTCCTAAATGGAAAGTCAAGTACGCATGTAAGACCTTTCaatatatgataatattattaGTCACTGCACTGCTTGTAGAAGACATTATCGCGAAATCGGTTCGCACGTGCGCCGTTGTAAATTACTTCTTTCAGGAAGTCTCTGCGTCGGCGATGGTGTAAAGTTAGTACCACAATTGTTTGAGTCAATTGTTTGGTATCATTTAGtaagaaaaaagtaaaatgtaTACTCATATTAGGCTTTGTTCGACTAAATAAGTCATTAAGTGAAGTACACTTCCAAACTTAGTAATGTATTCGCATTgggtaggcctaacgttaggcctaggcttggCATAGCCCAACTAAAGCCTAAAGGTTACTGTAACCCCTGTACCTCAGTCAACTCGTACGTCTAATGTAGTCTAACCTGCTGTCACTTAAGCCCTCTGAAGTGTTcttggtactaatttagaatccgtaccattcgacCCTACTTCATAACCTcaattccctacttcctaaccctactccctaaccctattccctacttcctaactaGTCTAATTcttaacccctaaccctactccctaaccctacttcctaaccttattctgccgattcaaagtaagctttcccattcatatggtacggattctaaagttaggccgtGTTCTTATATTACTTACGAGCTGTATCCAAGCCATGTAAGGGTAGCGCAAACATTAGCCCGTGTGAGCTAAACTTATTCCAAAACTCACATGTGTCAACCAAACTACTTTTACAGTCCATAGACTTGAGTACTGCCTAGTATTGCGTATTGGTCCAAGTGTCAGCACTGACCTGTTCTAACTTTTCTAAGTTAACATTGGGAATGTTACTAGGGATATGTCATCATGGTATCAAGTAATGTGACCAAGGGCTTACATTTCTAACAAGAACTTGAAGAAGGAGGAACCACATGTTTTCCCAATGTATGCTACACAGTATGATGAAAATGTATCAAAGAAATTAAGGCCAATTAAGTCCCACCTTCCCCTGTCAGATtctgtcatttatttattagGTTTTTTTACAGCGCCAATGTTGCTTTGTCTTTCTCATTTTGAGAACAATATTTGAAACCCCTCACTTAAATTAATGAATTGTCATAATTGCAATTTAGCCATTTTTTCTGAAAAAGCAAGATGTTCACAGTGTAACAGCAACCAGTACGTCATTGTCAATGTTTGATGACCAGATTTACCAAAATCTTTATGATCAAGTCTGTTCTACTAATCTTCCAGAGGAAACTATGAACAATGTGATGAGCATAACCCTTTGAAAATTAAACCAGGTCTGGCAGCTATTACTTTGGTAAATCTGGTCAACAAGAACATATGACTGTAAACAACATGTAAACAAAGATTGGTAAAATGAGAATTTCAATGTGGTTGTTTATCAACAGGCACCAAGATGAAATACTACAGCTGTCTTTCTGTTTTCAAACACCAGTGGGACCAAGTAACATCTGCAGTCTGGCAGAAATACCCGAACCCCTACAGGTAAAGAGAGGAGAAGGAATTTAAGAAACACTAATCTCATCTGATGTGATGGAGATGATGGTATTGAGCAGTTCCTCCAAACAGATGAGAAAGATCTTATACTAATGAGATCATTTCAGTtcactttgtgtttttttctatattcAAGCAAACTTCTGCAAACTGTGTAATCCAGTTGTTAATGACCTCAATTAAAGTAGGGATCGTTTGTTTAGGTTGGTAAATGAAAcatgttttaataattattttttacatttcgaCAGTAAACATGTTGTATCGGAAGATGTCATTCATAGAAGTCTCCTGCCTGATGGAAAGAGGTTGTACAGCCAAAGACTCCTGACCAAAACCAATCGAATGCCAAGATGGGGCAATGTTGTATTTGGTGCGAATGCCCACCTCGTCTCTGTGATAGAAGAGTCCGTGGTGGACCCAATTAAGAAAACCCTTACAACCTACACAAGAAATTTAGGGTATACAACCTTCATGGTAAGTTTGAGTGTTGGGCTTAGTTTGTATATTAATTGTACTTTGTGTAGTTAATACTGCTATCATGGTGACCTTGAAAACATGTTGAATATCTGCATTGCCCACTTagtaaaaacaaactttatgATGTGTTAGCTTCTGTGTTTCGATCTCATTGTTAACGTTGGTCAGattgttttgaaaaacaacCTATATGTCATTAATAACTCttaatttaatacaaaactcTGCAGAACTGTGATGGACTAAATTCCATGCTATTTTGTCCATGGCAAACTTGCAAGGAGGTCACTTGGTGGTCTCTCTGTGTAATAGAACAACGTAGTCCAGTCACTTCGACTGACAAGCCTGCTATCTTTAAAGAGTACTTTCGCACAAACTAAAAGTGTTTCTTCTTCTgacgatcctgctaggattgaaacatcGGGTGGTTCTCTGGCATCCAAAACTTTCATATCTTTACCGACGCAGGTCTTTCAAACTAGATATAACAGCAGATTGTTAACTTTGCTTCACTTTTAAAGCAATAAAGTTAAATTGAATGTTGAAATGTTTCATTGACAGCTGCATTATGACTATTTCTTATTTTCCTTTGTAAAGTACCAACCGTTAAGTTATAGCTCAAAAGTCTTCCTTCAAAAGACAAGTTCTTATTAGACTTGTCTTAATTGCAACCTTTTTCTTAGTCTTTCTGTATCAATTGAAACTAGAACATAGCTTGGTTGAAATTCATGAGCTACTAAAACTATCAAATTTACATTGAAATAAAACAGTAAAAGAGTGTAATGAGGTTGTAGGTTACCTGGCATGCTAGAGTAGTGACCTAAGCAGTGTAAGCATACCACCTCTCAGAATGGGATATCCTGGTAATATGAGTGGTGTTGGGCAGCAGCTACCTTAAAGTCGTACCGGTACAGATACAAAACAGTGTCGTTCCCTCTTGCTGTGAGAATGTTGTCGTAGTATGTCGAGTCAGGATGATGGGAAATGATTCATGTTGCCATGGAACTACCTTTCCTTTGGTCAGACAGagctaaaatatatacattgtagAAATGACAACCAAAGTATTCTTTTCAGAACCAGGAGAAATGCATGTAGAAAGTCTTCATAA
Above is a genomic segment from Apostichopus japonicus isolate 1M-3 chromosome 5, ASM3797524v1, whole genome shotgun sequence containing:
- the LOC139967496 gene encoding PRELI domain-containing protein 1, mitochondrial-like isoform X3; this encodes MKYYSCLSVFKHQWDQVTSAVWQKYPNPYSKHVVSEDVIHRSLLPDGKRLYSQRLLTKTNRMPRWGNVVFGANAHLVSVIEESVVDPIKKTLTTYTRNLGYTTFMVVEEKCVYKQSSENSSWTELQRHVWVDSSLLGFARAIQKFGVERYKSNSVKSSKGIQYVINKMFVPEQVSNDIPQKVEQLTKKAKAAQDLARQGKRDHAVQ
- the LOC139967496 gene encoding PRELI domain-containing protein 1, mitochondrial-like isoform X1, with translation MHESPKWKVKYACTKMKYYSCLSVFKHQWDQVTSAVWQKYPNPYSKHVVSEDVIHRSLLPDGKRLYSQRLLTKTNRMPRWGNVVFGANAHLVSVIEESVVDPIKKTLTTYTRNLGYTTFMVVEEKCVYKQSSENSSWTELQRHVWVDSSLLGFARAIQKFGVERYKSNSVKSSKGIQYVINKMFVPEQVSNDIPQKVEQLTKKAKAAQDLARQGKRDHAVQ
- the LOC139967496 gene encoding PRELI domain-containing protein 1, mitochondrial-like isoform X2, translating into MFSQCTKMKYYSCLSVFKHQWDQVTSAVWQKYPNPYSKHVVSEDVIHRSLLPDGKRLYSQRLLTKTNRMPRWGNVVFGANAHLVSVIEESVVDPIKKTLTTYTRNLGYTTFMVVEEKCVYKQSSENSSWTELQRHVWVDSSLLGFARAIQKFGVERYKSNSVKSSKGIQYVINKMFVPEQVSNDIPQKVEQLTKKAKAAQDLARQGKRDHAVQ